The genomic window GCACGCATGGCTGATGCACTCTTGCAGGAAGGCGTCTATGTGATCGGTTTTAGCTTCCCGGTGGTACCCAAGGGCAAGGCGCGCATTCGCACCCAGATGAGTGCTGCCCATACCGATACCCAGATCGATGCCGCCATAGGCGCCTTTGCCCGGGTGGGGCATGCGCTGGGGGTGTTGTCATGAGGATACAGTCTTGAGCATACAGTCGAGGATAGAGCCATGAAAGCGCTGGCCAAGCTGGAAGCCGGCCCCGGGCTTAGTTTAATCCGTACCCGCATGCCCAAGGTCGGGCATAACGATGTGATGATCAAAATCCGCAAGACGGCCATCTGCGGCACCGACATGCATATCTGGAACTGGGACGACTGGGCGCAAAAAACAATACCGGTGCCCATGCACGTAGGGCATGAGTATGTGGGGGAAATCGTCAAGATCGGCCAGGAGGTACGCGGCTTCGAGACCGGTGACCGGGTGTCGGGGGAGGGGCATATCACCTGCGGTGCCTGTCGCAACTGTCGCGCCGGCAGGCGTCATCTGTGCCGCAACTCCGTGGGAGTGGGGGTTAACCGCGAGGGCGCCTTTGCCGAGTATCTGGTGATTCCCGCCTTCAATGCGTTTCGCATTCCGCCGGATGTATCCGACGACCTGGCGGCCATCTTCGATCCTTTCGGCAATGCTACCCATACGGCGCTGAGCTTCAACCTGGTGGGGGAGGATGTGCTGATCACGGGGGCAGGCCCCATTGGCATCATGGCGGTGGCCATCGCCCGCCATGTGGGGGCACGTACGGTGGTGATCACCGATGTAAACGACTACCGCCTGGGGTTGGCGACCCAGATGGGGGCGACCCGCGCGATAAATGTGCAGCGCCAGTCGCTGACTGATGTGATGCAGGACCTGCACATGCTGGAGGGCTTTGATGTCGGGCTGGAGATGTCCGGCGTGCCGGCGGCTTTCACCGACATGCTGGCGCACATGAATCACGGCGGCAAGATCGCCCTGCTGGGCATCCCCCCGGGGAATACGGCGATTGACTGGAACCAGGTGATTTTCAAGGGGCTGGAGATCAAGGGGATCTACGGGCGTGAGATGTTCGAAACTTGGTACAAGATGGTGGCGATGCTGCAAAGCGGACTCAACCTGGCGCCGGTCATTACTCATCACTTCAAGGTGGATGAGTTCGAGGCGGGCTTTGCCGCCA from Marinobacterium aestuarii includes these protein-coding regions:
- the tdh gene encoding L-threonine 3-dehydrogenase; the encoded protein is MKALAKLEAGPGLSLIRTRMPKVGHNDVMIKIRKTAICGTDMHIWNWDDWAQKTIPVPMHVGHEYVGEIVKIGQEVRGFETGDRVSGEGHITCGACRNCRAGRRHLCRNSVGVGVNREGAFAEYLVIPAFNAFRIPPDVSDDLAAIFDPFGNATHTALSFNLVGEDVLITGAGPIGIMAVAIARHVGARTVVITDVNDYRLGLATQMGATRAINVQRQSLTDVMQDLHMLEGFDVGLEMSGVPAAFTDMLAHMNHGGKIALLGIPPGNTAIDWNQVIFKGLEIKGIYGREMFETWYKMVAMLQSGLNLAPVITHHFKVDEFEAGFAAMQSGLSGKVILDWTQ